In one window of Mucilaginibacter auburnensis DNA:
- a CDS encoding LLM class flavin-dependent oxidoreductase, with amino-acid sequence MKKIGFLSFGHWSNHPAYNARTASDTLLQSIDLAVAAEEIGVDGAYFRVHHFAAQLASPFPLLSAVGAKTNTIEIGTGVIDMRYENPLYMIEDAGAADLISGGRLQLGISRGSPEQVIEGWRYFGYQPDEGETDADMGRKKALEFLDKLNGVGFAQPNPYPMFPNPPGLLRLEPYSEGLRERIWWGAASNATAVWAAEQGMHLQSSTLKFDESGKPFHIQQAEQIRLYKEAWKKAGHEREARVSVSRSIFALVNDQDRYYFGQQGKAADSFGYIEKDRRAVFGKSYAAEPDKLIEELAKDEAIQEADTLLLTIPNTLGVDYNVHVLSAILEHVAPALGWR; translated from the coding sequence ATGAAAAAAATAGGTTTTTTATCTTTCGGGCACTGGTCTAACCATCCCGCTTATAATGCCCGTACAGCCAGCGATACTTTGCTGCAATCAATAGACTTAGCGGTTGCCGCTGAAGAAATTGGTGTAGACGGCGCTTACTTTCGTGTGCACCATTTTGCGGCGCAGTTAGCTTCGCCATTCCCGCTGTTATCAGCTGTTGGCGCTAAAACCAATACAATTGAAATAGGCACCGGCGTAATTGATATGCGCTATGAAAATCCGCTGTACATGATAGAAGATGCCGGCGCGGCTGATCTTATCTCGGGGGGACGATTGCAGTTAGGTATAAGCAGAGGTTCGCCTGAGCAAGTGATTGAGGGCTGGCGATATTTTGGCTATCAACCGGACGAAGGTGAAACAGATGCTGACATGGGCAGAAAGAAAGCGCTCGAATTTTTAGATAAACTGAATGGCGTTGGCTTTGCGCAGCCTAACCCCTACCCAATGTTCCCTAATCCACCGGGCCTATTGCGACTCGAACCGTACTCTGAAGGCCTGCGCGAACGCATATGGTGGGGAGCGGCATCAAATGCAACCGCTGTTTGGGCGGCGGAGCAAGGCATGCACCTGCAAAGTTCAACCTTGAAATTTGACGAGAGCGGCAAACCGTTCCATATTCAACAAGCAGAGCAGATAAGGCTATACAAAGAGGCCTGGAAAAAAGCAGGTCACGAGCGTGAAGCAAGGGTATCAGTCAGCCGGTCGATATTTGCTTTGGTGAATGACCAGGACAGGTATTATTTTGGTCAGCAAGGTAAAGCTGCGGACAGCTTTGGATATATTGAAAAAGACAGGCGTGCGGTATTTGGCAAAAGTTATGCTGCCGAACCTGATAAGCTGATTGAAGAATTGGCAAAAGACGAAGCCATACAAGAAGCGGATACACTGTTATTGACCATCCCGAATACTTTGGGCGTAGATTACAACGTGCACGTCCTATCTGCCATATTAGAGCACGTAGCACCAGCCTTAGGTTGGCGATAA
- a CDS encoding Kelch repeat-containing protein: MKHLYYIFALALLTTLNACSNKDTGPTPEPPNSTPILAGFTPASGKAGTTVTITGANFGTDANAVTVKFGNAGTVKPKTITASQLTVEVPNDATTGMIAVVVNGTTLTTTSSFTVEQSTQTLVYSRTINLPSAKSYLASAGLDTKLFFVGTNADGMGSTIDMYDTVAKAWTTEPMPIPRVKLAAAAAGNKVIFGGGDAANGSSDALDIYDTNAKTWNHTGKLSQGRYHLAAAAAGNKIIFAGGDNDNAGYVATVDIYNTTNNTWETPTTLKGGVRRKFNGASTGNFIMFAGGEDGTANIASKNVDIYDVSTGAWTLSTMPKATYGFTGIGAADKIVFAKGGGINGESPIIGNASTTPVWSNFTPPHSYYVTASAGNFMIFAGTKTVDIYNAVTGTWQSLTPTSNLEYMYAASTGKTIMLIGRPFGTTGSAVTADIFTLVTK, from the coding sequence ATGAAACACCTTTATTACATTTTTGCTTTAGCGCTGTTAACAACGCTAAATGCCTGTTCAAACAAAGACACCGGGCCAACACCTGAACCGCCAAATTCAACTCCGATCCTCGCGGGCTTTACGCCCGCAAGTGGAAAAGCCGGAACAACTGTCACGATCACGGGCGCTAACTTTGGTACAGATGCCAACGCCGTAACGGTCAAATTTGGAAATGCCGGCACAGTTAAGCCTAAAACAATTACCGCAAGCCAGCTCACGGTTGAAGTACCAAACGATGCCACTACCGGTATGATAGCAGTTGTTGTTAACGGCACAACTTTAACAACCACTAGTTCTTTTACAGTAGAACAATCTACACAAACATTGGTATATTCAAGGACCATTAACCTGCCGTCTGCGAAATCATATCTTGCGAGTGCGGGGCTTGACACCAAACTCTTTTTTGTAGGGACCAATGCTGACGGTATGGGCAGTACCATTGATATGTACGATACTGTAGCAAAAGCTTGGACTACAGAGCCAATGCCTATACCTCGCGTTAAACTGGCTGCAGCCGCTGCGGGTAATAAAGTAATTTTTGGAGGCGGTGATGCTGCCAATGGTAGCAGTGATGCTTTAGATATTTACGACACAAATGCTAAAACATGGAACCATACAGGTAAACTATCGCAGGGGCGTTACCATTTGGCTGCAGCCGCTGCTGGAAATAAAATTATTTTTGCAGGCGGTGATAATGACAATGCCGGATACGTTGCGACCGTTGATATCTATAACACCACTAACAATACCTGGGAAACACCAACAACGCTTAAAGGCGGCGTCCGCCGTAAGTTTAACGGCGCATCTACAGGAAATTTCATCATGTTTGCCGGCGGCGAGGACGGTACAGCTAATATAGCTTCCAAAAATGTTGATATTTATGATGTGAGCACAGGTGCCTGGACCTTATCAACTATGCCAAAAGCGACCTATGGTTTTACAGGTATTGGTGCAGCCGATAAAATAGTTTTTGCAAAAGGCGGTGGAATAAACGGTGAATCACCAATCATCGGCAATGCTTCCACAACACCAGTATGGTCAAATTTTACACCACCACATTCATATTATGTTACGGCCTCTGCGGGTAATTTTATGATTTTTGCCGGAACGAAAACTGTTGATATTTATAATGCAGTAACAGGAACATGGCAGTCGTTAACCCCAACTTCTAATCTTGAATATATGTATGCTGCATCAACAGGAAAAACCATTATGCTGATTGGCAGGCCATTCGGTACAACCGGTTCAGCCGTAACTGCTGATATATTCACGCTGGTTACAAAATAA
- a CDS encoding winged helix-turn-helix transcriptional regulator, with amino-acid sequence MDKKNNKNESRCALQEILDVIGGKWSMSIIYALFTGKKRFSELERLIPNINTRMLVKELKNMEANGIVTRQVFATVPPTVEYTLTTKGEKLQPSINELHKWGLEFVG; translated from the coding sequence ATGGATAAAAAAAATAATAAAAATGAATCAAGGTGTGCGCTTCAGGAAATTTTGGATGTAATAGGAGGCAAATGGTCAATGTCAATCATTTATGCTTTATTCACCGGCAAAAAGCGTTTCAGTGAGTTAGAACGACTTATACCCAACATCAACACACGCATGCTGGTGAAAGAACTGAAAAACATGGAGGCTAATGGAATTGTTACCCGACAGGTATTTGCTACGGTACCCCCAACAGTTGAATATACGTTAACTACAAAGGGTGAAAAACTCCAACCCAGCATAAATGAATTGCATAAATGGGGACTTGAGTTTGTTGGTTAG
- a CDS encoding SDR family oxidoreductase yields MDNNKQMVALVTGGTKGIGKAIADKLSSKGVQVVITARTAPQNDSPAHHFIASDLSVAGSAETVAKEILEKYGRIDVIINNAGANLSPGGGFNMLEDEHWFNDWQLNFMSAVRINKALVPVMLEQQSGVIINISTVAATLPLWEMTMSYSSAKAALNAYSKALANELGSKGIRVNVVSPGVVKTPLMMEFIDNLAKTSQITFDEAFKSVMDKVGVPLGRMAEPDEIANIVAFLASGEGKYITGVNYFVDGGIVPTV; encoded by the coding sequence ATGGACAATAACAAACAAATGGTTGCATTGGTAACCGGCGGAACAAAAGGCATAGGCAAAGCCATTGCCGATAAATTAAGTAGCAAAGGCGTGCAGGTAGTGATAACTGCCAGGACAGCCCCGCAGAATGATAGCCCAGCGCATCATTTCATTGCGTCAGATCTTTCTGTAGCGGGTAGCGCTGAAACTGTTGCGAAAGAGATTTTGGAGAAATACGGTAGGATAGACGTTATCATAAATAACGCGGGTGCTAATCTAAGTCCGGGTGGTGGTTTCAATATGCTTGAGGATGAACATTGGTTTAACGACTGGCAGTTGAACTTTATGTCGGCTGTGCGTATCAATAAAGCTTTGGTCCCTGTGATGCTTGAACAACAAAGCGGAGTTATCATTAATATTTCTACCGTTGCAGCAACATTGCCGCTTTGGGAGATGACCATGTCTTACTCCTCAGCAAAGGCTGCTTTGAATGCCTATAGTAAAGCATTGGCGAATGAATTAGGCAGTAAGGGCATACGTGTAAACGTGGTGTCGCCCGGTGTGGTTAAAACCCCGTTGATGATGGAGTTTATAGATAACCTGGCAAAAACGTCTCAAATAACCTTTGACGAAGCTTTTAAAAGCGTAATGGATAAAGTTGGCGTGCCCTTGGGCAGAATGGCCGAGCCAGATGAAATAGCCAACATTGTAGCATTTTTAGCTTCTGGAGAAGGCAAATACATTACAGGAGTCAACTATTTTGTTGACGGTGGTATTGTGCCAACGGTGTAA
- a CDS encoding NAD(P)-dependent oxidoreductase → MSNTFKIFCADNLPFLDEVKHLFTNVEIDCWTEPTTITADAYRNAFKTYDGVITIHSVRIDDKLFDDEFRVKVISTYGTGQDYLDKPFLASKGIKVIGIYDEHVYSTAELTLALALNCIRNISTSNNYVKSGEWNSTGLTLFMGDNLYNKTWGIMGMGKIGLKLAEMLKVFNCNVIYTANSDHNNGYEYCTKEDLLKRSDIVSLHIPLKEDTVNYINEGELNLMKKNAILVNVARGKVINNAKLYQFLKDGRIASAALDVTDPEPISDPDVVNIPNLLITPHIGTAAAYARKEMTRAAISNLISLLEE, encoded by the coding sequence ATGAGTAATACCTTCAAAATATTCTGTGCTGACAACCTGCCTTTTTTAGATGAGGTAAAGCACCTTTTTACCAACGTAGAGATAGATTGCTGGACCGAACCTACAACTATTACCGCTGATGCCTACCGCAACGCGTTTAAAACTTATGATGGCGTTATTACCATCCACTCGGTTAGGATAGATGATAAGTTGTTTGATGATGAGTTCAGGGTGAAGGTTATATCAACCTATGGAACCGGTCAGGATTATTTAGATAAGCCGTTTTTGGCTTCCAAAGGAATAAAGGTAATTGGTATATATGATGAGCACGTTTATTCAACTGCCGAGTTAACGCTTGCCCTGGCCCTCAATTGTATCCGCAATATCAGCACCTCTAACAACTATGTTAAGAGCGGGGAATGGAACAGCACCGGGCTCACCCTGTTTATGGGCGATAACCTGTACAACAAAACCTGGGGTATTATGGGCATGGGCAAAATAGGCCTAAAACTGGCCGAAATGCTGAAAGTGTTTAACTGCAACGTTATCTATACCGCTAACAGCGACCATAACAATGGCTATGAATATTGCACTAAGGAGGACCTGCTAAAACGCAGCGACATTGTGTCCCTGCATATCCCGTTAAAGGAAGATACCGTTAACTACATTAATGAGGGAGAGCTGAACCTGATGAAGAAGAACGCTATACTTGTTAACGTAGCACGCGGCAAAGTTATCAACAACGCCAAGCTTTATCAGTTCCTTAAAGATGGGAGAATAGCCTCAGCTGCCCTGGATGTGACCGACCCCGAGCCGATCAGTGATCCGGATGTGGTGAATATACCCAACCTGTTAATAACGCCACATATTGGCACAGCCGCAGCCTATGCGCGTAAGGAAATGACACGGGCCGCTATAAGCAATTTGATAAGTTTATTGGAAGAGTAG
- a CDS encoding bestrophin family protein, which translates to MIEYNPKSWFTFIFRIHKADTFRKLLPLMIGIAVYSWIIVYLETTVFKLGESSHIKNIGLVHTILSFVISMLLVFRTNTAYDRWWEARRVLGSLTNTCRNLAIKLKAINIGAADKQFFAAGIPMYADALRMHLRNERWTNLNSIVANIDADKHVPNQIAVALTGKIYHLHREGVIDREELLLIGPDLAALTDIIGAGERIKTTPIPFSYSVFIKKFIFFFVMTLPYGWSFSLGYLVVPLVAFVLFVLASLELIAEEIEDPFGYDANDLPVDRICSNIHKHVGELLN; encoded by the coding sequence ATGATTGAATACAATCCGAAAAGCTGGTTTACCTTCATTTTTAGAATACACAAAGCCGATACCTTCCGCAAGCTGCTCCCGCTAATGATCGGGATTGCTGTTTATTCGTGGATAATTGTTTACCTTGAAACTACGGTTTTTAAGCTTGGTGAAAGCAGCCATATTAAAAACATTGGCTTGGTGCATACCATACTGAGCTTTGTTATCTCTATGCTTTTGGTTTTCCGCACCAATACTGCTTACGATAGGTGGTGGGAGGCGCGCAGGGTGTTGGGCAGTTTGACCAATACCTGCCGCAATCTGGCTATAAAGCTGAAAGCCATCAACATTGGTGCAGCCGACAAGCAGTTCTTTGCTGCGGGTATACCAATGTATGCAGATGCTTTACGTATGCACTTGCGCAACGAGCGTTGGACTAACCTCAATTCAATAGTTGCAAATATTGACGCTGATAAGCACGTGCCTAATCAAATAGCTGTAGCCTTAACCGGAAAGATTTACCACCTGCATCGCGAAGGCGTTATAGACCGTGAGGAACTGCTGTTGATCGGCCCTGACCTGGCTGCCCTTACCGATATTATAGGTGCCGGCGAACGTATCAAAACAACACCCATACCGTTCTCTTACAGTGTATTTATTAAGAAGTTTATCTTCTTTTTTGTGATGACGCTGCCTTATGGCTGGTCGTTTAGTTTGGGGTATCTGGTAGTGCCTTTGGTGGCTTTTGTGCTGTTTGTGCTGGCCAGCCTGGAACTGATTGCCGAAGAAATAGAAGACCCCTTTGGCTATGATGCCAACGACCTGCCGGTTGACCGAATTTGCAGCAACATACACAAACATGTGGGGGAGTTGTTGAATTAA
- a CDS encoding mechanosensitive ion channel family protein has protein sequence MEIKEQTATAEQKETIRKLHNEESKRVKISAYLIAAVVCIGATFVIRLKPFNFIGSYHQLLNNILYAGAFSFGILIVSRFVQGQIAKGSLEKGLLYNLIQFTRLVTFIIIVFIFISFLNANWYTAAVSLGLISLLLGFALQTPISSLIGWFYIVLRGPFKVGDRIQVGSFNGDVVEINFLDTTLWEFAGNLMTSDLPSGRLIRFPNSLIFQSQVYNYSWQKYPLVWNEISFYITFNSDLDWVEKKLRIITLQQLDAETKEHVQDMRDHISETPVDDIDIKEFPFVNFRIHENNWVEVVLIYIVNPKHSSHMRSKIVKAAITELLREPEKVSFVAEGS, from the coding sequence ATGGAAATCAAAGAACAAACGGCCACAGCCGAACAAAAGGAGACCATACGTAAATTACACAACGAGGAAAGTAAACGGGTTAAAATAAGTGCTTATCTTATTGCGGCCGTAGTTTGTATTGGGGCAACTTTTGTTATCCGTTTAAAGCCCTTCAACTTTATTGGCAGTTACCATCAGTTATTAAATAACATTTTGTACGCCGGGGCCTTTAGCTTCGGGATATTGATCGTTTCGAGGTTTGTGCAGGGGCAAATTGCTAAAGGCTCATTAGAAAAAGGACTTTTATACAACCTCATTCAGTTTACCAGGCTGGTCACCTTCATTATCATCGTCTTTATCTTCATATCATTTCTGAATGCTAACTGGTACACTGCAGCCGTATCATTAGGGTTAATATCATTACTACTGGGTTTTGCTCTGCAAACGCCAATTTCTTCGCTCATTGGTTGGTTCTACATTGTTTTAAGAGGACCGTTTAAAGTAGGCGACCGCATACAGGTGGGCAGTTTTAACGGCGATGTGGTAGAGATCAACTTTTTAGACACTACGCTATGGGAATTTGCAGGTAATTTAATGACAAGCGATCTGCCCAGTGGTCGGCTTATACGATTTCCGAACAGTTTGATCTTTCAAAGTCAGGTTTATAACTATTCGTGGCAAAAGTACCCGCTGGTTTGGAACGAGATCTCGTTTTACATCACCTTTAACAGCGATCTGGATTGGGTGGAGAAAAAGCTCCGCATCATCACCCTTCAACAATTAGATGCCGAAACCAAAGAGCATGTACAAGACATGCGCGACCATATATCAGAGACGCCGGTGGATGATATTGACATTAAGGAGTTCCCCTTTGTTAATTTCAGGATACATGAGAACAACTGGGTGGAGGTGGTGCTTATTTACATTGTTAACCCCAAGCACTCGTCGCACATGCGCAGCAAGATAGTTAAAGCAGCCATTACAGAACTTTTGAGGGAGCCCGAAAAAGTATCGTTTGTTGCGGAAGGGAGTTAG
- the kdsA gene encoding 3-deoxy-8-phosphooctulonate synthase yields the protein MLFEQIRQKPFFILGPCVMENQDLLLTVAEKVAEIGQKYNVPVVFKSSFDKANRTSISSYRGPGIQRGMEMLQKVKEQFGLPVTTDIHEPFQAAIAAEVVDILQIPAFLCRQTDLLVAAAKTGKIVNVKKAQFLSGQDMFYPAQKVLEAGNEQVILTERGNSFGYNNLAVDFRNIYDMKKFGHPVCMDATHSVQRPGGAGGKTGGDRTFVPMMALAAKAFGADGYFMETHPDPDNALSDGPNMVKLHELEEVIKPLL from the coding sequence ATGTTATTTGAACAAATACGGCAAAAGCCGTTTTTTATACTGGGCCCATGTGTAATGGAAAACCAGGACTTGTTACTTACCGTTGCCGAAAAAGTGGCCGAAATTGGACAAAAATATAACGTGCCGGTGGTTTTCAAATCATCGTTTGATAAAGCTAACCGTACTTCCATCAGCTCTTACCGTGGACCAGGTATTCAGCGCGGTATGGAAATGCTGCAAAAGGTGAAGGAACAGTTTGGCTTGCCTGTTACTACTGATATTCACGAACCTTTTCAAGCGGCCATAGCTGCCGAAGTGGTTGATATATTACAGATCCCTGCCTTTTTATGCCGCCAGACAGATCTTCTGGTTGCTGCTGCAAAAACAGGTAAAATTGTGAATGTGAAAAAGGCGCAGTTCCTATCTGGTCAGGATATGTTTTATCCTGCTCAAAAGGTATTGGAAGCCGGCAACGAACAGGTTATTTTAACTGAACGCGGCAATAGCTTTGGCTATAATAACCTTGCGGTCGATTTCAGGAATATATATGATATGAAGAAATTTGGTCACCCTGTTTGTATGGATGCCACCCACTCGGTACAACGTCCTGGCGGTGCAGGCGGCAAAACAGGTGGCGACCGTACTTTTGTACCTATGATGGCGCTTGCTGCCAAAGCCTTTGGCGCCGACGGTTACTTTATGGAGACACACCCTGATCCGGACAATGCGCTGAGCGACGGCCCTAACATGGTTAAGCTGCATGAGCTGGAAGAAGTGATCAAACCGTTATTATAA
- a CDS encoding KpsF/GutQ family sugar-phosphate isomerase, giving the protein MKAIAKRVFDIEIEGLQKVASSLDDVFTAVVNALLACSGKVIVAGVGKSGIIGKKISATLSSTGTPSFFLHPGDAFHGDLGIVGSNDAVILISYSGETDELLRIIPFLKWNNNLIISITGNTASTIAKNSNYHLNAAITREACPLALAPTASTTAALVMGDALAVALMEQRGFKEEDFARFHPGGSLGRKLLTKVKDLMRTEDLPLIDIEASFTDVLMRMSTGRLGLVIVGSADAVKGIITDGDLRRALLKNPDTSMLTVIGMMTSDPVIVDEETFISNAEQIMMERKITTLLIGLAEKRAVTGVYQIYNTAQ; this is encoded by the coding sequence ATGAAGGCCATAGCCAAACGTGTTTTTGATATTGAGATTGAGGGACTACAAAAGGTAGCATCGTCTTTAGATGATGTTTTTACCGCAGTGGTGAATGCTTTATTGGCGTGCAGCGGGAAGGTGATTGTGGCAGGCGTGGGCAAGTCGGGTATAATTGGTAAAAAGATATCGGCAACGCTTTCCAGCACTGGCACTCCCAGTTTTTTTCTGCATCCCGGCGATGCCTTTCATGGCGATCTGGGTATAGTAGGTTCAAATGATGCTGTTATACTTATTTCTTACTCGGGAGAAACAGATGAGTTGCTGCGTATCATTCCTTTTTTAAAATGGAATAATAACTTAATTATCAGCATAACAGGCAACACTGCTTCAACTATTGCTAAAAACAGCAATTACCATTTAAATGCCGCTATTACCCGCGAGGCCTGCCCGCTGGCTCTGGCGCCAACAGCATCAACCACAGCTGCCTTGGTTATGGGCGATGCTTTAGCCGTTGCACTGATGGAGCAACGCGGATTCAAAGAAGAAGATTTTGCCCGCTTTCATCCGGGTGGTAGTTTGGGGCGCAAGTTGCTTACTAAGGTAAAAGACCTTATGCGCACAGAGGATCTCCCTTTAATTGATATTGAGGCGAGTTTTACTGATGTATTGATGCGCATGTCAACCGGTAGGCTGGGCCTGGTGATAGTAGGAAGTGCCGATGCCGTTAAAGGTATTATAACCGATGGCGACCTGCGCCGCGCACTCTTAAAAAATCCCGATACTTCAATGCTTACCGTTATCGGTATGATGACATCTGATCCGGTAATTGTTGATGAGGAGACCTTCATCAGCAACGCAGAACAGATAATGATGGAGAGAAAGATAACTACCTTATTGATAGGTTTAGCTGAGAAACGTGCCGTAACAGGCGTTTACCAAATTTATAATACTGCCCAATAG
- a CDS encoding SDR family NAD(P)-dependent oxidoreductase, giving the protein MEQNNYQGVLQQLIGSGFDARSTAKDVINGIDLTGKIAIVTGGNTGIGLETTKTLALAGATVIVPARDIEKAKHNLSRIANVEIEAMDLMNSASIDAFAEKFLASGRPLHLLVNNAGIMWVPLRYDSRGIESQLATNYLAQFQLTARLWTALKKANGARVVNVSSQGHQFGTFYFDDPNFQNRAYETLQAYGQSKTATNLFSVELDNRGKAFNVRAYSLHPGSIAGTELGRDASLELFQKMGFVDEAGNMLPEVLASLKTIPQGAATTVWCATTPLLDGIGGVYCEDSDVAPLAADSEISTGVRRYSLDKDDAERLWKWSEEISGLSFSIN; this is encoded by the coding sequence ATGGAACAGAATAATTATCAGGGAGTACTGCAACAGCTAATTGGTTCGGGTTTTGACGCAAGATCAACAGCAAAGGACGTGATCAACGGCATTGACCTTACCGGAAAAATTGCTATTGTAACAGGCGGCAACACAGGCATAGGCCTGGAAACCACCAAAACATTGGCATTGGCCGGAGCAACAGTTATTGTTCCTGCAAGAGACATAGAAAAGGCAAAGCACAACCTTAGCAGAATAGCAAATGTAGAAATTGAAGCAATGGATTTAATGAATTCTGCCTCAATTGACGCATTTGCTGAAAAATTTTTAGCTTCGGGAAGACCGCTTCACCTGCTGGTCAATAATGCGGGCATTATGTGGGTGCCCCTTCGCTATGACAGCCGCGGTATCGAATCGCAACTCGCCACTAATTACCTGGCTCAATTTCAGTTAACAGCAAGGTTATGGACTGCGCTCAAAAAAGCTAATGGGGCCAGGGTCGTTAATGTGTCTTCACAAGGCCACCAGTTCGGTACATTTTATTTTGATGATCCCAATTTTCAGAATCGCGCTTATGAAACGTTACAGGCTTACGGGCAATCCAAAACAGCCACTAATTTATTTTCGGTAGAGTTAGATAATCGTGGCAAAGCTTTCAATGTACGGGCATATAGTCTGCATCCAGGCTCTATTGCGGGAACAGAGTTGGGAAGAGACGCTTCTTTGGAACTTTTCCAAAAGATGGGCTTTGTGGATGAAGCAGGGAATATGCTTCCCGAGGTATTGGCTTCACTCAAAACCATACCACAAGGTGCAGCCACAACAGTATGGTGCGCCACTACGCCGTTGCTTGATGGTATAGGTGGAGTATATTGTGAAGACTCAGATGTTGCCCCACTGGCAGCTGATAGTGAGATTTCTACCGGTGTTAGACGATACTCACTGGACAAGGACGATGCCGAACGCCTGTGGAAATGGAGCGAAGAAATCAGTGGCTTATCTTTTTCAATTAACTAA
- the hscB gene encoding Fe-S protein assembly co-chaperone HscB — MINYFDFYAIPESFNPDTAFLKKRFYELSKEYHPDFYANESDEKQQDILELSTINNKAYHTLADPNKRLEYILREHNLVSEGAKPQLPGDFLMEMMEINERLMEIESKEDWAAINNEVLAIEGDLNDELATFTTYYEQLNDTAKESRLNEIANIYYRQKYLLRIKESLDTFASRF; from the coding sequence ATGATCAACTATTTTGACTTTTACGCCATACCCGAATCATTTAATCCGGATACTGCGTTCCTGAAAAAAAGATTTTACGAGTTAAGCAAAGAATACCACCCCGATTTTTACGCTAATGAAAGCGACGAAAAGCAACAGGATATACTGGAACTAAGTACCATTAATAACAAAGCTTACCACACTTTAGCCGACCCAAATAAGCGCCTTGAATACATTTTGCGCGAGCATAATTTGGTTAGCGAGGGCGCAAAACCACAATTACCCGGAGATTTTTTAATGGAAATGATGGAAATTAATGAGCGGCTGATGGAAATTGAAAGTAAAGAAGATTGGGCGGCTATTAATAACGAAGTACTTGCTATTGAGGGAGATCTGAATGATGAGCTGGCAACATTTACTACATATTACGAGCAGTTGAACGATACTGCGAAAGAGAGCAGGCTGAATGAAATTGCAAATATTTACTACAGACAAAAATATTTATTGCGAATTAAAGAGAGTTTAGATACATTTGCATCCCGCTTCTGA